GCCAGCCCAGTAGTGTACTGCAAGATAGCAGAATTGTAGAGCCTGTCACGTCCAACTGCGGCAATACAAAGCTCGCCCCATAGCTTGCAGCCAGAGCTGCAACGGGCATCGACAACCAATGGTTGCCAAGCCCCAACAACCCCAGCGCCAGCAGGCCGCCCCCAACACCGTACCAAGCCCCGCTATATAGAAAGGGCCTCCGAACAAAGGCATGGGTCGCGCCAATAAGCATCACCACTTCGATTTCTCTCCGTCGGCTTTCAACCGAAAGACGAATAGTGTTGCCCACCACCAGCAGCACACCACAGCCAAATAGCACACCAAGCGCGAGCGCCACCCGTCGCCCAAGATCCGCCAAATGACGTAAACGCTCTACCCACGCCAAATCTACGCGCACTTCGTCTACCCCAGAGAACGCTTCCAAACGCTGTGCCAGCTGTGCCATAGCGGCGGGTTCAACGCTCTGCGGGTAAATCACAATACTGGCTGGCAGGGGGTTATCTTCAAGCCCTGCCAGGGTATCTTCAATACCAAGGGACTGCTGAAACTCAACCATACCTTGCTCTGCGCTGATAAGGCGGGTCGTTTCGACGCCCTCGTCCGCAATGACGGCCTCTTCAATGCGAGTGGACTGCGCAGCGTCTACGGTCGTTTCCAGATAAACGGTGAGGGTTGCACTCTCATCAAGTTCTGCGTCTAGCAACTTGGCGCTATCCAAGGTTAACCAAAGTGCCGCAGGCAAAACTAACGCAATAGCGATGGCCAGCATGGTTAGCAAATTACCCACAGGATGACGTACCAGGCGATAAAGGCTATCCAATGCCATTGCACGGTGATGGCGTCCCCAGGCGCGTAAGCGACTGCTAAAGCGTGTTTGCTGTGAACGCGCCCCGCGCCGCTCGGCGGGTGGCTCACTGGAGGTTCTGGCCGCTTGTCGCTTACCCTTGGGCGCTGCACCTGTAGAACGGGGTGTCGCAGCACGTTTCATACGGCCCCCTCATCTGCCACCAGACGGCCATCCCGCAAACGCAAAATTCGGTGGCGCAGCCGCGCAATCAGCGCTAAGTCGTGACTGGCAATCATCACGGTGGTCCCGATACGATTAAAGTCTTCAAACAGCGCCATAATGTCGGCAGAAAGCTGTGGGTCTAAGTTACCGGTAGGCTCATCGGCCAGTAACAGGGCTGGCTTATTAACCACCGCGCGAGCAATTCCCACACGCTGCTGCTCACCGCCAGAAAGCTCTACCGGCAGCGCTTTTTCGCGGTGTAAAAGTCCGACTTTATCCAGCGCAGCACGAACGCGCCGCGCTGCTTCTCGCGGCTCCACCCCTTGAATTTCGAGCGGCAGAGATACATTACGGAACACGCTGCGATCAAACAGCAATTGGTGATCTTGAAACACCACACCAATTTGCCGACGGTAAAACGGCACTTGGCTGGCATGGAGCTCGGCAATATCGTGCCCTGCCACCACTACCCGACCACGACTGGGCTTTTCGAGACGCATAATCAGTCGCAGCAACGAGCTTTTACCAGCACCAGAATGCCCGGTCAGGAACACCATTTCGCCTCTTGCAACGCGAAAATTCAGGTGCGCTAGCGCCTCAAAGCGCCCTCCATAGCGCTTACCCACATGTTCAAAAGCGATCATGCGCGGCCATCATCCCCTTGCCGGTCAAACAGCGCGTTAACAAAATCATCTGCCTCGAAGGGGCGGAGGTCATCCAGGCCCTCGCCCACGCCAATAAAGCGAATCGGTGTTTTTAGCTGCTTCGCTAATGCGAAAATAATTCCGCCTTTGGCGGTACCGTCCAGCTTCGTCAATGTGATGCCACTGATCGGCACAGCATCGTTAAATGTGCTGGCCTGGGAAATGGCGTTTTGCCCAGTCCCTGCATCTAGCACCAACATCACCTCATGGGGAGCGGTGCTATCCAGCTTTTGCATGACGCGATGGACTTTTTTCAGCTCTTCCATCAGATGACTTTTGTTGTGCAGCCGCCCTGCCGTGTCGGCAATCAGCACGTCTACCCCTCGCGCTTTGGCAGCCGCAACGGCGTCGTAAATCACTGAAGCACTATCAGCGCCTGTGTGCTGCGCAATCACCGGGGCGTTGTTACGTTCGCCCCACACTTTAAGCTGTTCAACCGCCGCTGCACGGAAGGTGTCACCTGCAGCGAGCATGACGCTTTTACCTTCACGCTGAAAACGCTGGGTCAGCTTGCCGATAGTCGTCGTTTTACCTACGCCGTTAACACCTACCACGAGAATGACAAAAGGCCCATCGCTGTCTTTTTCAAAATTTAGCGGCGTCGCTACCGGCGCCAGCATCGACGCCAACTCCTCCTGCAAACCGCGATAAAGCGCTTCCGGGTTATTCAGCTCTTTGCGCGAAACGCGCGCTTCAAGGCGCTCAATAATCTCGCTGGTGGCTTCAATGCCTACATCTGCCATGAGCAGTTGGGTTTCAAGATCTTCCAACAGCTCATCATCGATCTGTTTTTTGCCCAAAAACAGGTCGGCAATACCATCGGTTAGATTGGCGCGAGTTTTGCCGAGCCCTGACTTAATTCGTGCGAACCAACCTTTCTTTTCACCTTTTTCAGCCACAGGCTTCTCTTGAAGAGCCGGTTTAGGCGCTGTCATTGTGACTGGTTCTGGTTCTGGTTCTGGTTCTGGTTCTGGTTCTGGTTCTGGTTCTGGTTCTGGTTCTGAAACGGAGCCTAGCTCGGACTCAGATTCTAGTTCTGATTCACTTACCTGTGCCTTCTCGGCGGTTTCTTCTACAGGCGCCTTATGCTCGGGTAGCGTAGCTTCAGTCGCTGGCGTTTCTTGTGCAACTTCCTCCGTTGGCGAGGCCTGCCCTGCTTCATGCTCTAGCGCTGGCTCTTTGGTAACCTCTACTTCGCCATGCTCCTCCTGAGACAGCGCCTGCTGATCTTGCTGCTCCTGCTGGGAGTCGTGCTTTTTCTTACGTTTGAAAAAACCGAACATAGGTGTCATCCGACTAAATAGGTGAACATTGCGATTATCCTACCACTGCAGACCAAGACTTTGGATAAGTAGCCCGCTACAATCCGCGTTATGAAACGACAACGCTCTTCTCGCCCCTCTACTTCTCGCTCATCGACGGCGCGGCGCGGGCCTACCAAACCGCCAGGTAAGCTTCGCATCATCGGCGGCGATTTTCGCCGCCGTCAGCTTCCCGTACTTGACCATCCCGGGCTTCGACCAACTCCTGACCGCGTGCGTGAAACGCTGTTTAACTGGCTAGGACAGCACCTGTTTGGCAAACAAGTGCTTGATCTCTTTGCAGGCACGGGAGCGCTCGGGCTTGAAGCACTTTCCCGAGGCGCCAGCCACGTTACATTTGTCGAGCGCGACGCCCGGGTAGCCGCGCAGATTAGTGAAAATATTATCACCCTTGGAGCCAGTAATGGTCGGGTGGTCTCCACCGACACGCTCACTTTTCTCAATCAACCCTGCCAACCTGCGGATGTCGTCTTTCTTGACCCGCCATTTCATCAAGGATTAGCCGTTTCTTGCTGCTCAGCGTTAGAAACCGGTCGCTGGCTTGCAGACGATGCCATGATTTACCTGGAAACTGAAAAGTCGCTCTCTCCAGAAGTGCCTAGTAACTGGCAGCTTTATCGGGAAACCCAGGCAGGCGAAAGTACCGCCCGCCTCTATCTTCGTAAACCCGTGTAAACTGCGCTTGCCGCAATCTTGCAGCGGCGTTACGCTCGCCCAACTGAATTACGATTTTGTCCCCGTTATGACAGGTAGTGTGCCTGTCGACATTATTGGAGGTAGGCATGAGCCTTGAGTTATTTAACCAGTTGGAACAGAAAATCACCGACACCGTTGAGGCGTTGGAATTGATGAAGCTTGAAAATGAAGAACTGCGTGGCGAAAACGCTCTGCTAAAACAGGAGCGTGAGGAGTGGGAGCGTCGATTACAGGGCGTGCTCAGAAAATTTGAAGACATCGAAAGCGATAGCGTGTCTTAAAGCAAGCGCGACATCAGTAGCGCATCTTCTCGCCCGGCCGCACCCTGTGCAGCCGGGTAATAACCTCGGCGCCGACCATCTTCATTAAACTCGTAGTGTTGATAGAGCCTTATCGCACGCTGGTTACTTGCCCGCACTTCGAGCAGTAGGCGCTCGCTTTGCCACTGCCTAGCACAGGCGACCACTTCGCCAATCAGCTTGCCACCGATTCCCTGACCCTGCTGTTGAGGGAGCACTCCAATCGCTTGAAGCTCTGCCTCAAATGGCAAACGAACCACGATGGCATAGCCAAGTAATATATCGCCAACGGACACATGGCCAACCGGTGCTGGTGGTTGCCAGTAACCAATCACCTGTGAATTAGGGTCGTCTAGCGCATCGTGGAGATGCTGCGAGCTTATGCCACTGTTAGCTTGTGCTTCTAAGGCCTGTAACTCAGCGCTGTTAGCAACGCTTAATGGGCTTATCACTGTGTGGTGACCTCAGCACGCCACAGCTCTCGAAGCGACACCAGCGCAGGCCAAAGCTTACGTTTGGCACTCGCATGCTCGGCAAGTGTTTTCAAAGCCGGTCCTTGCCACACGGGCAGCGACAGCGTTTGGCTCTGTTGCTGGCTAACCGCCATGACCCGCACCAAGGGAGAATCGTCGGGTAGTTCGTCAGCGCCCCACCACAACAGACGCTCCAACTGCCATCCTTGTCTGCCAGCCGCACCCGCGATAAAGGCGGCTACCCCTTCTTGCGCCTCTTCCAACGGCTCTTCCGGCATAAACGTGTTCGCCATTGGCGGCCATTTAAAGTACGTCACCGCAGGCATCTCGCCGCTCAACATGCCTGCCCCCCGAAGTATATTAGCCAGCAGTTGCTGTTCAGTAGGCGTTATTTCACCCTCATGAAGGCTTAACCATCGTCCTCCAATACAAACGCAGGAGAGACTGAATGTTAGCGGTTCGGCTTTGCTAACAGCCTGTTTTTCCGGCGTAGCGTTTTCCTGCGTAGAAATTTCCAGTGTAGAAGCAATGGGCACTTCGACTGGCGTGCTATCAGCAGCCGGTGGCTGTCCAAGCAGCGCACGCACTGCAGCGGGGGCCGAAGAGGATGCCCCACCATCCACATTAGCCGGCTGGCTACGCAGGCGCGGTGCAGGCACGTCGTCCAACAGCGCGTGAAGACGCTCTCGCGGCGGGGTGGCAGCAGGCGCATCTTCCCATTCGCACGCCTCGGTGAGTCGCGCATTAGGCAGTTGATATCGGGATGTCCAGGCAGTTATACCCATTGCATCCAAATACTGCCTGCGAATAACGTCTGGCGTCACTGGCCGCCGCCACGACAGTTAGGCGAATTAGGGCGTTCGCCGCCACGTGCCTGCCACTCTTTTGGAGTGTAAAGATGCAATGCTAATGCATGCACGGGGCCAGACAACTCATCGGCAAGCAACGCGTAAATCTGCTGGTGTCGCTTCACTGGCATCATGCCATCAAAGCTATCGCTTACCAGGGTGACTTTAAAGTGTGTCTCAGCGTTAGCCGGCACGTTATGCATGTGGCTTTCATTTTCTACGTGCAGCACGTCGGGCGTTAACGCCGCTAACTTCTGCTCAATCTGTGTCTGCATCGCCATGAGTGCTTTCTCCTTCAATCAGCATCCGATCTATTGTACGCCCTTACTTGCTAACAGACGATGCCCGCCGCTCAATGAGAGCACGCTGGGCCAGCGCCACCCGGGAAAGGCTTGCTACCAGCGCTAGCAGCGTAGTGCCCGCTCCCAGCCATAAAGTTACCTGGACGGGTGAACCCAGCGCCAAGGCTGCACCCACCAAGGCCACCCCAAACGATTGCCCAACGGTACGGGTGGTGCTCATCACACCAGATACGTTGGCGCTTCGCTCAGGTGGAAGACTCCCCATCATTTCACGATTGTTAGGTGGCTGAAACAGACCAAACCCGATGCCACACAACGCCGTGCGCCACAGGCTGCCTGCCACGCCAGTGGATTCATCCACGAGCGCTAGCGCCACTAACCCCATAATCAGCAGCACCAAGCCTACGCTTGAAAGTAGGCTGGGATTAATCCGATCAGCCAAACGACCTGCCAGCGGACCAACCACCATAATCGCTAACGGCCATGGGGTGAACAGCCATGCCGTTTCAAGCGGCGAGAACCCCATCTGCTCCTGATAAAAAAACGATAGCGCGACAAACGTTAGCCCCTGGCCGATAAAGGCCAGACCAGACGCTGAAACAGCCAGCGTAAAGCGTTTTTCAGCAAATATACTCAGCGGTAACAGCGGATAAGGCGCGTGGCGCTGGCGTTGAATAAACAGCGTACAGGCCAGCACAGCTACCACCGCCCAGCCACCGCTTTGCCACAGTGGTGCGGCGTGGCCGACTGCGTCCATGGCGAGAAAAAAACTGGCGAGCATCAACATAGACAGAAGCGCACCCAGCACATCAAAGCTACCCTGACGTGGCTTATCTCTAGGCAGCGCACGACTGGCAAGCCACAACGAACAAACACCAAGTGGAACATTGAGCGCGAATAGCCAGGGCCAGTCGGCAAACGAGAGGATAACACCACTCAGCGTGGGGCCTGCCGCGTAGCCACCGGCTACCACTAATGCGCTCAGCCCCAAAGCGCTACCCAATAAGCGTGACGGAAAAATCGCCCGATACAGCGACGGGCCGATAGACAGCGTGGCCGCCGCTCCCAAACCTTGTAAAGCGCGAAACACCAGCAATGTTTCTAAGTTACGCGATAGGGCCGCTCCCAATGCCGCCACTACGAAGGTAGCCAGGCCGATTAAATAGAGCCGTCTTCGGGTCACCAACTCGCTGATGCCTGCAAACACGAGCAGAAAAGCCGCACAGACCACCTGGAACACATTGGTGATCCATACTGCTCTAGAGGCGGATATATTCAGGTCTGCGGCAATCGTCGGGAGGGCCAAATTAATCATGGTGGTGTCGACTACCGCCATCAGCGTGCCGGTGACGAGTGCCATTACGGCTAGCGTACGCGCAGGCCCAGGCAAACCGTCGTCACCCGCCCGAGTTTCAAACAATCGCATGGTGGTTCGTTCCTAAACTGCACCATTAAAAACAATAAAACCGGCCTGAGCCGGTTCCACAATACGCTTACATCAAGACGGCAATACGCTAGTCTTGCTCGTTGTCGAGCAGAAGTGCGTCGTCAACTTCAGAAATTTCAAGTGCGGTTTCGTCGTCAAGATCAATTGCAAGGTAGCTATGCTCAATGCGTAAAAAGTCTTGAAATAGTGACCAGTCAAGCTTTTCTGGCCATTGGCGCTCATCCTCTTCCCAGGCACGCAACTCGGTCTCTAGGATTTCTGCGTAACGCTCATGAACAAACGTTTCAAGCGCTTCGGGGGTATCCATCTCTGGGATAAGGTACACCGTACTTTCACGTTCGACGTCGTCCAGGGTCAGGTCGTCGTCTCCCATGGTGGGTTCGAGCGCATTGATCCAGTCCACGAAGGTCTGGGTCGGCCTGACGCTCAGGGCAGAGCGATTTAGCAGTTTCATGGGATTCTCCTCGCCGTCGAAACGTTGACCATTATGGGTGCTAAAGGATTAGTTTGCCATCGATGCAGGCGCAATATCGATTCATTCGGTAAAATGCGGAAGAATTTATAGTTAACGACACACCGTTACTCATCGGCAGGGCTGTTACAGTCTTAAGCCGAATAGACTATTAGGATACGCTCAATGAATACACAGACACGACTTGAAGCGATTAAACGCAGCGTGGAACAGAACGAGCTTAACTGGCCTAACGCTGACATCACCCTCGACCAGGACAACGATTCATTGGTGTTTACGCTCAAGGACTACGGCGACTTACCTGTTACCCTGACGTATTCCGACGAAGAATGGCTGGTGATGACTGAAGTGGCTCCTACCAGCGCAGTTGAGGATATCAACTCGTTCAACGATGCTTTGTTACGCTTGGGCATGGCTCTTCCGCTGGTCAGCGTTGGCATCCACACCCTGGTTGACGAAGATTACTATGTGGTCTACGGCCAGTTGTTTGCAGATTGCAAACTCGAAGCCATCAGCGCAGAAGTTGAAGCCTGCGCTCAGGCCGCACTGGAAATTGCCGATTTAATCGACTGACCTAATCGACTCACTAGTTAAGGAGTTACCCAATGTTACTACGCAAAATATTTACCGCCCTGCGCGGCAAAGCCACTGAAACCGGCGAAGCGATTGTCGATAGTCAGGGGATTCGTATTATGGAACAGGAATTGCGTGACGCCAAAACAGCAATGAACCGGGCTAATGAAGAGCTCACTACCATTATGGCTAGGCGCAACCTTGCCGCCAAGGAAGTAGATACGCTGTCGGATAAAATGGCCGAGTATGAAAAAAGCGCCATGGCAGCGCTTGAGAAAGGCGAGCAGAGCCTAGCTGAAGAAGTTGCGGGAGAAATTGCCCGTCTGGAAAGCGAGCGAGAAATCGCTCAGGCCAATGTCACCCAGTACGATGGCACCATCGAAGCGCTGAAGTCGACCATCGCTAAATCTAAAGGTGAAATCCGCCGCGTTGAGCAGCAGATGTCCCACGTCAAAGCCACTGAAGCCGCGCAAAAAGCACAGGCTGCCGTTGCCTCTCAACACGCTGGCCAAAATGCCAGCATGAACAGCGCTGTTGCCTCCCTTGAGCGCATTAAAGAGCGCCAAGCTCTGCAAGCTGAAAAGCTCAAGATCGGTGAATCAATGCAAGCGCAGGATTCCGGTGCCGACTTGGAAGCACGCCTTTCCCAGGCAGGTATCGGCAAGCAGCAAACCTCGGGAAGCGATGTACTGGCTCGCCTAAAGGCGAAACAAAATGCCGGCAACTGAGTGCCAGCGTTAACACTACCGACTGAACGCAAGGAAGACTGACGCCATGCCAGTGCTACAACAGCTACTGAAAGTTTTGAAAGCCTCTACAATTAACGTCAGTTGGACGTTTCTGTTGATGCTAGCGCTGGCTCATATGACAACCTCGTGGCTGCTCATGGGGCTCACCGGCGAAGAGGTCACGGGTTCACTGTCGCTGTGGCTGTATTTTTACGTCGTTACGGCGTCCACCGTGGGCTACGGAGACTTCTCACCGGCCTCTACCGCGGGGCAACTGATCGCTGTGTTTTATCTGATCCCGGGCGGCATTTCGCTGTTTGCTGCCCTGATCGGTAAAGCAACCGTCACGGTGGGCAATTTTTGGAGGCAGCAAATGCAAGGAAAAGGCGATTACAGCGACCTTACTGGTCACACGGTGGTGCTGGGCTGGCACGGAGAAACCACTGAAAAGATCATTGATATTCTCAAAGCTGATCGGCAGCTCCCCGATGAAATCGTGCTGTGTGTCACAAAAGATATTAACAACCCACGTCCGGGTGATTTAAAGTTCGTCAAGGGTGATAGCTTCGCCAATATGGAGCTCCTCAAGCGCGCAGGCGTTGAAAACGCTAGCCGTATTATTATCTATGACGGCAGCGATGAACGCGTGGCTACCGTAGCGCTTTCCGCTTATAGCCTGAAATCCCCTGGCTGCCACATCGTTGCCCACTGCGAAAACCCCAATACCGCAGCTATGTTGCGCCGAACATTGCCGGGCATCGAATGCACAGAGGCCATGGCACTGGAAATGTTGGTGCGCTCAGCCACCGATGCAGGCATTAGCCGCGTCGTTAATGAGCTGCTCGCGGTGAATCATGGCGCCACTCAGTACCAAACGCAGCTGCAAGATATTCCTAAAGGCAGCACATTTGGCCAACTATTTAATCAGGCCAAGGAAGCTCATAATGCCACTCTGCTGGGCGTTACTTCCGGCAGCGACGAGGCGAACATGCTCAACCCGCCCTCCACCCGTGAGCTGAGTGATGGCGATGTGCTGTATTACATGGCCTATGAGCGTCTGACGTCGGCACATTTTTCATCACTGCTGGCATGACACCCATCCGTTTCGTGGAGGTCCATCACCATGCTTGGTTCACTTAAATCATTATTCCGTTCCAACAGTAAAAGCGTGCAGCAAAAGCATGCCAGCGAAACCGCCCAGCGCTCTAACGGCCTGCCGGCGGGCATGACCCCAGATGACTTTAATGGCCTGCGGCTTGGCGGTATGGTGTCGCTCAATATGCTGTCGCTGAAAGCGTTTGATAGCCTGAATTTTGATGCTAGTTGGAGCGGCGCGGCGCAAGAGATAGCCGCGGTCGGCGTCGTCGAACTCGGCCAGGGCGAACAGCTCGCGCGCTTTTATCTGGAGAATGACACCTGGATTCAAGCCTCTATTGCCAACGGCAAGGTGTTTGAATACAAACTGTTCGACTTCCTGTCGTCACAACATGTTTCTAATCTTGAATTTGATGGCCTGATCAATCAACCGGATAGCCACACCCCGGCCCACCCACTTGGTAAGAGCAGCTTTACGCTGGAAGCTAGCGATGACATTCAAGATGATCTTAAACGCTATCAGCGCGTATGGGGCGCTGAAAACAGCGAATGGTCAGCCCCCGTTGTGCTTGAGGAAACGGTGACTCGCGCCGATGGCAGCGGAATTTCCCAAGTCACGCATCACTGCATGCTCTATGAACGTCATGATCAAGCCTCAGAGCGTTTTGAATATATCCTGCTCAGTGCTGAAGCCGATGAATTGGAAGGCAGCTACCAGCTAGTCACCAGCC
This genomic window from Halomonas sp. TD01 contains:
- the ftsX gene encoding permease-like cell division protein FtsX is translated as MKRAATPRSTGAAPKGKRQAARTSSEPPAERRGARSQQTRFSSRLRAWGRHHRAMALDSLYRLVRHPVGNLLTMLAIAIALVLPAALWLTLDSAKLLDAELDESATLTVYLETTVDAAQSTRIEEAVIADEGVETTRLISAEQGMVEFQQSLGIEDTLAGLEDNPLPASIVIYPQSVEPAAMAQLAQRLEAFSGVDEVRVDLAWVERLRHLADLGRRVALALGVLFGCGVLLVVGNTIRLSVESRRREIEVVMLIGATHAFVRRPFLYSGAWYGVGGGLLALGLLGLGNHWLSMPVAALAASYGASFVLPQLDVTGSTILLSCSTLLGWLGAWLAVTRHLSSIRPR
- the ftsE gene encoding cell division ATP-binding protein FtsE gives rise to the protein MIAFEHVGKRYGGRFEALAHLNFRVARGEMVFLTGHSGAGKSSLLRLIMRLEKPSRGRVVVAGHDIAELHASQVPFYRRQIGVVFQDHQLLFDRSVFRNVSLPLEIQGVEPREAARRVRAALDKVGLLHREKALPVELSGGEQQRVGIARAVVNKPALLLADEPTGNLDPQLSADIMALFEDFNRIGTTVMIASHDLALIARLRHRILRLRDGRLVADEGAV
- the ftsY gene encoding signal recognition particle-docking protein FtsY gives rise to the protein MFGFFKRKKKHDSQQEQQDQQALSQEEHGEVEVTKEPALEHEAGQASPTEEVAQETPATEATLPEHKAPVEETAEKAQVSESELESESELGSVSEPEPEPEPEPEPEPEPEPEPVTMTAPKPALQEKPVAEKGEKKGWFARIKSGLGKTRANLTDGIADLFLGKKQIDDELLEDLETQLLMADVGIEATSEIIERLEARVSRKELNNPEALYRGLQEELASMLAPVATPLNFEKDSDGPFVILVVGVNGVGKTTTIGKLTQRFQREGKSVMLAAGDTFRAAAVEQLKVWGERNNAPVIAQHTGADSASVIYDAVAAAKARGVDVLIADTAGRLHNKSHLMEELKKVHRVMQKLDSTAPHEVMLVLDAGTGQNAISQASTFNDAVPISGITLTKLDGTAKGGIIFALAKQLKTPIRFIGVGEGLDDLRPFEADDFVNALFDRQGDDGRA
- the rsmD gene encoding 16S rRNA (guanine(966)-N(2))-methyltransferase RsmD, which translates into the protein MKRQRSSRPSTSRSSTARRGPTKPPGKLRIIGGDFRRRQLPVLDHPGLRPTPDRVRETLFNWLGQHLFGKQVLDLFAGTGALGLEALSRGASHVTFVERDARVAAQISENIITLGASNGRVVSTDTLTFLNQPCQPADVVFLDPPFHQGLAVSCCSALETGRWLADDAMIYLETEKSLSPEVPSNWQLYRETQAGESTARLYLRKPV
- the zapB gene encoding cell division protein ZapB, producing the protein MSLELFNQLEQKITDTVEALELMKLENEELRGENALLKQEREEWERRLQGVLRKFEDIESDSVS
- a CDS encoding GNAT family N-acetyltransferase, with protein sequence MISPLSVANSAELQALEAQANSGISSQHLHDALDDPNSQVIGYWQPPAPVGHVSVGDILLGYAIVVRLPFEAELQAIGVLPQQQGQGIGGKLIGEVVACARQWQSERLLLEVRASNQRAIRLYQHYEFNEDGRRRGYYPAAQGAAGREDALLMSRLL
- a CDS encoding BolA family protein → MAMQTQIEQKLAALTPDVLHVENESHMHNVPANAETHFKVTLVSDSFDGMMPVKRHQQIYALLADELSGPVHALALHLYTPKEWQARGGERPNSPNCRGGGQ
- a CDS encoding MFS transporter; protein product: MRLFETRAGDDGLPGPARTLAVMALVTGTLMAVVDTTMINLALPTIAADLNISASRAVWITNVFQVVCAAFLLVFAGISELVTRRRLYLIGLATFVVAALGAALSRNLETLLVFRALQGLGAAATLSIGPSLYRAIFPSRLLGSALGLSALVVAGGYAAGPTLSGVILSFADWPWLFALNVPLGVCSLWLASRALPRDKPRQGSFDVLGALLSMLMLASFFLAMDAVGHAAPLWQSGGWAVVAVLACTLFIQRQRHAPYPLLPLSIFAEKRFTLAVSASGLAFIGQGLTFVALSFFYQEQMGFSPLETAWLFTPWPLAIMVVGPLAGRLADRINPSLLSSVGLVLLIMGLVALALVDESTGVAGSLWRTALCGIGFGLFQPPNNREMMGSLPPERSANVSGVMSTTRTVGQSFGVALVGAALALGSPVQVTLWLGAGTTLLALVASLSRVALAQRALIERRASSVSK
- a CDS encoding DUF2170 family protein yields the protein MNTQTRLEAIKRSVEQNELNWPNADITLDQDNDSLVFTLKDYGDLPVTLTYSDEEWLVMTEVAPTSAVEDINSFNDALLRLGMALPLVSVGIHTLVDEDYYVVYGQLFADCKLEAISAEVEACAQAALEIADLID
- a CDS encoding PspA/IM30 family protein, with translation MLLRKIFTALRGKATETGEAIVDSQGIRIMEQELRDAKTAMNRANEELTTIMARRNLAAKEVDTLSDKMAEYEKSAMAALEKGEQSLAEEVAGEIARLESEREIAQANVTQYDGTIEALKSTIAKSKGEIRRVEQQMSHVKATEAAQKAQAAVASQHAGQNASMNSAVASLERIKERQALQAEKLKIGESMQAQDSGADLEARLSQAGIGKQQTSGSDVLARLKAKQNAGN
- a CDS encoding ion channel yields the protein MPVLQQLLKVLKASTINVSWTFLLMLALAHMTTSWLLMGLTGEEVTGSLSLWLYFYVVTASTVGYGDFSPASTAGQLIAVFYLIPGGISLFAALIGKATVTVGNFWRQQMQGKGDYSDLTGHTVVLGWHGETTEKIIDILKADRQLPDEIVLCVTKDINNPRPGDLKFVKGDSFANMELLKRAGVENASRIIIYDGSDERVATVALSAYSLKSPGCHIVAHCENPNTAAMLRRTLPGIECTEAMALEMLVRSATDAGISRVVNELLAVNHGATQYQTQLQDIPKGSTFGQLFNQAKEAHNATLLGVTSGSDEANMLNPPSTRELSDGDVLYYMAYERLTSAHFSSLLA
- a CDS encoding DUF2491 family protein is translated as MLGSLKSLFRSNSKSVQQKHASETAQRSNGLPAGMTPDDFNGLRLGGMVSLNMLSLKAFDSLNFDASWSGAAQEIAAVGVVELGQGEQLARFYLENDTWIQASIANGKVFEYKLFDFLSSQHVSNLEFDGLINQPDSHTPAHPLGKSSFTLEASDDIQDDLKRYQRVWGAENSEWSAPVVLEETVTRADGSGISQVTHHCMLYERHDQASERFEYILLSAEADELEGSYQLVTSLGIDISAVIIEAH